A genomic segment from Miscanthus floridulus cultivar M001 unplaced genomic scaffold, ASM1932011v1 fs_620_1_2, whole genome shotgun sequence encodes:
- the LOC136532436 gene encoding UPF0496 protein 1: MGNNSSSGSSNRRPGPSEPALPPEAAPAEELSSYEAACRSDPELRTFDTTLQRRTSRAISTLAVGVEVRSMSLDSLREVTGCLLDMNQEVVRVILDCKKDIWKSPELFDLVEDYFESSLQTLDFCTALDKCLKRARDSQLLLHVALQRFDDEEASDDAAAAAPSARYARTLHELRQFKAAGDPFTDEFFAAFQAVYRQQLAMLEKLQQRKHRLDKKIKTIKAWRRVSSIIFATTFAAVLICSVVAAAIAAPPVAAALAAAAAVPLGSMGKWIDSLLKGYQDALRGQKEVVSAMQVGTFIAIKDLDSIRVLINRVEVEISSMVDCVEFAERDEEAVKFGVEEIKKKLENFMKSVEDLGEQADRCSRDIRRARTVVLQRIIRHPN; encoded by the coding sequence ATGGGGAACaacagcagcagcggcagcagcaacAGGCGTCCGGGGCCCTCGGAGCCGGCGCTGCCGCCCGAGGCCGCGCCGGCGGAAGAGCTGAGCTCATACGAGGCAGCATGCCGGTCGGACCCGGAGCTGCGCACGTTCGACACGACGCTGCAGCGGCGCACGAGCCGCGCCATCTCGACGCTGGCGGTGGGCGTCGAGGTGCGGTCGATGTCGCTGGACTCGCTCCGCGAGGTCACCGGCTGCCTCCTCGACATGAACCAGGAGGTGGTGCGCGTCATCCTCGACTGCAAGAAGGACATCTGGAAGAGCCCCGAGCTGTTCGACCTCGTCGAAGACTACTTCGAGAGCAGCCTCCAGACCCTCGACTTCTGCACCGCACTCGACAAGTGCCTCAAGCGCGCCCGCGACTCCCAGCTCCTCCTCCACGTCGCGCTCCAGCGCTTCGACGACGAGGAAGCCAGcgacgacgccgccgccgccgctccctccgCCCGGTACGCGCGAACGCTGCACGAGCTGCGCCAGTTCAAGGCGGCCGGGGACCCCTTCACGGACGAGTTCTTCGCCGCCTTCCAGGCCGTTTACCGGCAGCAGCTGGCCATGCTGGAGAAGCTGCAGCAGCGCAAGCACCGGCTCGACAAGAAGATCAAGACCATCAAGGCGTGGCGCCGGGTGTCAAGCATCATCTTCGCGACCACGTTCGCGGCCGTGCTCATCTGCTCGGTGGTTGCCGCGGCTATCGCTGCCCCGCCTGTAGCCGCGGCATTGGCCGCGGCTGCTGCAGTCCCGCTGGGATCTATGGGGAAGTGGATCGATTCGTTGCTGAAAGGGTATCAGGACGCGCTCCGCGGACAGAAGGAGGTGGTGAGCGCAATGCAGGTTGGCACATTCATTGCCATCAAGGATTTGGACAGTATCAGAGTCCTCATCAATCGGGTGGAGGTGGAGATCAGCTCAATGGTAGACTGCGTAGAGTTTGCAGAGCGGGATGAGGAGGCGGTGAAATTTGGGGTtgaggagatcaagaagaagctGGAAAACTTCATGAAGAGTGTCGAGGATCTTGGGGAGCAAGCAGACCGGTGTAGCCGGGATATCCGACGGGCAAGGACCGTCGTGCTGCAAAGGATCATCCGACATCCAAACTGA